The Catellatospora citrea DNA segment GCGGAGAGGTCGTACGCGTCGAGCTGGGCCGTCGTGGTCTCCACCAGCTCCCGGGTCTTGGCCAGCACGTAGCGGTCAAGCACGTGCGTGGAGTCGGTCCGGGTCCGGGCGGTGTGCCCGGCGGCGTTGGCGTAGAGCGTGAAGAAGTAGTACACGTTCCACAGCGGCAGCAGCACCTGGCGCACCGAGTCCCGGATCCCCGACTCGTTCACGGCCATGTCGCCGCCGCGCAGCACCGGGCTGCTCATCAGCATCCAGCGCATCGCGTCGGCGCCGTAGCGGTCGAACATCTCGTAGACGTCGGGGTAGTTGCGCAGGCTCTTGGACATCTTGCGGCCGTCGCTGCCCTGCAGGATGCCGTGGCTCACGCAGCTGCGGAACGCCGGCCGGTCGAACAGCGCGGTGGCCAGCACGTGCATGGTGTAGAACCAGCCGCGCGTCTGTCCGATGTACTCGACGATGAAGTCGCCCGGGTAGTGGTTCTCGAACCACTCGGTGTTCTCGAACGGATAGTGCACCTGGGCGAACGGCATCGAGCCGGACTCGAACCAGCAGTCCAGCACCTCCGGCACCCGGCGCATGGTCGAGTTGCCCGTCGGGTCGTCCGGGTTCGGCCGGGTCAGCTCGTCGACGTACGGGCGGTGCAGGTCGGTGACCTTCACGCCGAAGTCGGTCTCGAGCTGCGCCAGCGAGCCGTACACGTCGGTGCGCGGGTAGTTCGGGTCGTCGGAGACCCACACCGGGATCGGCGAGCCCCAGAACCGGTTGCGGCTGATCGACCAGTCGCGGGCGTTGGCCAGCCACTTGCCGAACGAGCCGTCCTTGACGTGCTCCGGGGTCCAGCTGATCTGCTGGTTCAGCTCCACCATGCGGTCGCGGAACGCGGTCACCTTCACGAACCAGCTCGACACCGCCTTGTAGACCAGCGGGGTGTCACACCGCCAGCAGTGCGGGTAGGAGTGGGTGTAGGTCTCGTGGCGCAGCACGACGCCGCGGTCCTTGAGCTCGCGGATGATCGCCTTGTTGGTGTCGAAGACCTGCTGGCCCTCGTACGCCGGGACCAGCGCGGTGAACCGCGCCCGCTCGTCGACGGTCACCACGGTCGGGATGCCCGCCGCGTTGCAGGTGTTCTGGTCGTCCTCGCCGAACGCCGGCGCGAGGTGCACCACCCCGGTGCCGTCCTCGGTGGTCACGAAGTCCGCCCCGAGCACCTGGTACGCGTTGTCCCCCGCGTGGTCCACCAGATACGGGAACAGCGGCGTGTACCGCTTGCCGACCAGGTCGGCGCCCTTGACGGTGCCGGTCTGCTCGTAGCCCTCCAGCTCCTTGGCGTAGTAACCGAGCCGGGCCGCGCCCAGCAGCAGCTTCTCGCCGTCCTTCGCCATCACCGCGTAGTCGATGTCCGGGCCGACGGCCAGCGCCAGGTTGCTCGGCAGGGTCCACGGCGTGGTCGTCCACACCGCGACCTTCTCGCCGCTGTCGAGCTGGAACTTGACGGCCAGCGTCGGGTCCTGGCGGTCCTTGTAGACGTCGTCCATCCGGGTCTCGGTGTTGGACAGCGGCGTCTCGCAGCGCCAGCAGTACGCCAGCACCCGGAAACCCTCGTACACCAGGCCCTTGTCGTGCAGGGTCTTGAAGGCCCACATGACGCTTTCCATGTAGTCCAGGTCGAGGGTCTTGTAGTCGTTGGCGAAGTCGACCCAGCGGGCCTGCCGGGTGACGTACCGCTCCCAGTCGTTGGTGTAGCGCAGCACGGAGGTGCGGCAGGCCTCGTTGAACTCGGCCAGGCCCATGTCCAGGATCTCGGCCTTGGTGGTGATGCCGAGCTGCTTCTCGGCCTCGACCTCGGCCGGCATGCCGTGGGTGTCCCAGCCGAACCGGCGCTCGACCCGGCGCCCGCGCATGGTCTGGTAGCGCGGCACCACGTCCTTGACGTAACCGGTCAGCAGGTGGCCGTAGTGGGGCAGGCCGTTGGCGAACGGCGGGCCGTCGTAGAAGACGAACTCGTTCGACCCCTTCGCCCCGGCGTCGCGCTGCTCCACGCTGGCCGCGAACGTCTTGTCGGCGGCCCAGTAGTCGAGCACGCGCCGTTCCAGGGCCGGCAGGTCCGGGCTGGCCACGACACCGTCGGCCGCCGCGTCATGCAATGGATAAGCCATCGCGGGCTCCCTCGTCACACTCGTCACTGTCGTTTCACAGTGCGAGGACGAGCCGTCAGGCCCGCGGTACCACCTCGCTTGCCCGCCGCAGGTGCACGGCGGACCGCTCGTGTCGGCTGTGACGGGCCGTCCCGTCCGGTTCTACTGAGGCCGTGCGGCCCGTTCTTCCGGAGGCTCGCCGGTGATGGCCGGGTCGATGCCTGTGCGCTCCAGGTTACCGCCGCCGCACCCCGGACCGTCCACCGGGTTTCGGGTGAGTCGCCCTACCGGGTCCGCGAGTCGCCGCGGTAGCGCCCGCTGACCACGGTCCAGTCCAGGGTGCCCCGCACCGAACCGGCCACCCCGTCCAGGTGGGCATGGACCGCCGGGTCGAACTGGGTGCCGAACGACGGCACCCGGGCCCGCAGCGGGGCGAAGCCGTCCATGCGCTGCTGCCACATGTCCACGGCCTCCTGCACCGCGGCCTCGATGGACAGCTCGCGCTCGTGGGAGATCGCCAGCACCAGGTTGTGACCACCGGCGGTGGCGATGTCGCGGTCCAGCGAGTAGAGGTCGTTGAACCAGGACAGCAGGTCGGTGCCGGCCAGCCGGACCTCGCGCAGCGCCGGGTGGTGGTAGATCGCGTCCGGCAGGTGGGTGTGCGTGGCCAGCTCGGTGAGCAGGTGCGAGATCTCCGCCGCGGAGGCCGTGCGGCGCAGCTCGACGTACTCGTCGACGCCGGGCAGGTGGCCCGCGGCCTTGTTCTCCGCCTCGGTGATCACGCCGTCGAGGTGCACCGCCACCGCGTCGGTGAAGCGGCTCTGCCAGGCGTCGGGCATGCGCTCGCGCAGCACGGCCCAGATCTCGGTGAGCATCAGCCGCGCCGGGCCCGCGAAGACCTCGGTCGGTGAGTCCGAGCCGTGCAGCAGGGCCAGCAGCTCGGTGACGAAGCGGCGCAGGCGGGGCGGCTCGGGGTGCGCCGTGCCGTCGCAGACGTCGTCGACCAGGTAGAACCAGGCGAAGATCATCGCGAGCAGGGCGAGGTCTTCCGGTTGCGCATCCGGGAAGATCCGGCCGGCATGTCCGGCGTACGCCTCCCCGGCCAGCCAGTTCTGCCCGTCGCCGTCGCTGATCAGGCCGCATTTGCGGGCCCAGCCGGTCAGGTCCTGTTCGGCGAGGGCCACGTGCGGCGACAGGCGTGAGGTGAGGGGGCAGTCGACCGGGGGGATGGCGAACACGGCGGTCCTCCGTTCCGGGAGGCGGGGGCACTGGGGCATACGACGGCGTAGCTGCACACACACGCCATCACGTCACGGTGAGTTCACGATCCATTACACAAGTGCCAAAG contains these protein-coding regions:
- a CDS encoding terpene synthase family protein, whose product is MFAIPPVDCPLTSRLSPHVALAEQDLTGWARKCGLISDGDGQNWLAGEAYAGHAGRIFPDAQPEDLALLAMIFAWFYLVDDVCDGTAHPEPPRLRRFVTELLALLHGSDSPTEVFAGPARLMLTEIWAVLRERMPDAWQSRFTDAVAVHLDGVITEAENKAAGHLPGVDEYVELRRTASAAEISHLLTELATHTHLPDAIYHHPALREVRLAGTDLLSWFNDLYSLDRDIATAGGHNLVLAISHERELSIEAAVQEAVDMWQQRMDGFAPLRARVPSFGTQFDPAVHAHLDGVAGSVRGTLDWTVVSGRYRGDSRTR
- the ileS gene encoding isoleucine--tRNA ligase — protein: MAYPLHDAAADGVVASPDLPALERRVLDYWAADKTFAASVEQRDAGAKGSNEFVFYDGPPFANGLPHYGHLLTGYVKDVVPRYQTMRGRRVERRFGWDTHGMPAEVEAEKQLGITTKAEILDMGLAEFNEACRTSVLRYTNDWERYVTRQARWVDFANDYKTLDLDYMESVMWAFKTLHDKGLVYEGFRVLAYCWRCETPLSNTETRMDDVYKDRQDPTLAVKFQLDSGEKVAVWTTTPWTLPSNLALAVGPDIDYAVMAKDGEKLLLGAARLGYYAKELEGYEQTGTVKGADLVGKRYTPLFPYLVDHAGDNAYQVLGADFVTTEDGTGVVHLAPAFGEDDQNTCNAAGIPTVVTVDERARFTALVPAYEGQQVFDTNKAIIRELKDRGVVLRHETYTHSYPHCWRCDTPLVYKAVSSWFVKVTAFRDRMVELNQQISWTPEHVKDGSFGKWLANARDWSISRNRFWGSPIPVWVSDDPNYPRTDVYGSLAQLETDFGVKVTDLHRPYVDELTRPNPDDPTGNSTMRRVPEVLDCWFESGSMPFAQVHYPFENTEWFENHYPGDFIVEYIGQTRGWFYTMHVLATALFDRPAFRSCVSHGILQGSDGRKMSKSLRNYPDVYEMFDRYGADAMRWMLMSSPVLRGGDMAVNESGIRDSVRQVLLPLWNVYYFFTLYANAAGHTARTRTDSTHVLDRYVLAKTRELVETTTAQLDAYDLSAACAGVRTYLDALTNWYVRRSRDRFWAGDADAFDTLYTVLETLARVVAPLAPLTAEEIWRGLTGQRSAHLADWPDAATLPADHDLVATMDRVREVCSAALSLRKAKGLRVRLPLSSLTVATPDASALRDFAELIADEVNVKSVELSDDLTGHCEQVLTVVPRVLGPRVGGSVQQVIKAVKTGEWSLVDGAPVAAGVTLQEGEYELKLVAADAEHSAALPGDAGVVVLDTAVTPALEAEGLARDVVRVVQQARREADLAITDRIALTVQASDEVAAAVREHQAFLAAETLADSVSYGAVDGGFTGEAGDGGNVTVAVARS